The following coding sequences are from one Capsicum annuum cultivar UCD-10X-F1 chromosome 3, UCD10Xv1.1, whole genome shotgun sequence window:
- the LOC107866475 gene encoding LOW QUALITY PROTEIN: primary amine oxidase-like (The sequence of the model RefSeq protein was modified relative to this genomic sequence to represent the inferred CDS: inserted 2 bases in 2 codons; deleted 1 base in 1 codon), which translates to MPSFFKISLFFFFFFVIISTSSSSPLDYNHPLQSLTLSELTQVKTIVKKSYFSSXVTFHYVGLNGPEKQVVLSWLSSNHHPAKPPPRQAIFIARINQKTHEIIVDLSSVSILSNKIYDGPGYPMLTLEERNAATELPLSYPPFISSIXKGLKLNEVMCSDYAVGWYGEKRKSSNRILKVVCYYLDGTVNPYMRPIEGVSMTVVLDQMKIASYLDRLMVTGQDGTPVKMTNVICIFERSAGDIMWRHTELAIHGKVIRKVRREVSLVVRMVSTVGNYDYITDYEFKQSGSIKVTVGLTGILEVKGSIYTHSDQIKEEAYGTLAAENSLGIYHDHFLTFHLDLDVDGHENSFVKNNLKTRHLVNRSSPRKSYWTVVSETAKKESDAKIQLGSSRAFEMVVVNPNKKTKLGNKIGYSLIPGSATSPLLSDDDYPQIRAGFTKYNVWVTPYNKSEKWAGGLYVGQGHGDDTLATWSLRDREIENKDIVLWYTFGVHHVPKQEDFPIMPTLSSTAFELGPTNFFQQNPVL; encoded by the exons ATGCCTTCATTCTTCAAGATTtccctcttcttttttttcttctttgttataataagtacatcatcatcatcacccctTGATTACAATCATCCATTGCAATCTCTCACTCTATCTGAACTGACACAAGTAAAAACTATAGTCAAAAAGTCCTATTTTTCCT ATGTAACCTTTCATTATGTTGGCCTAAATGGACCAGAGAAACAAGTAGTCCTTTCATGGCTCTCATCCAATCATCATCCCGCGAAGCCTCCACCTCGCCAAGCTATATTTATAGCTCGAATTAATCAAAAAACACACGAAATCATTGTAGACTTATCGAGTGtttcaattttatcaaataaaatttacgATGGACCTGGCTACCCCATGCTTACTTTAGAAGAGCGGAATGCTGCCACTGAGTTACCATTGTCATATCCACCATTTATATCGTCCA AAAAAGGGCTAAAGCTAAATGAAGTGATGTGTTCAGATTACGCTGTTGGGTGGTATGGAGAGAAAAGAAAGAGTAGTAACAGAATACTTAAAGTTGTGTGTTATTACTTAGATGGCACAGTTAATCCTTATATGAGACCTATCGAGGGAGTTTCAATGACTGTTGTTCTTGATCAAATGAAAATCGCGAGCTACCTTGATCGATTGATGGTT ACAGGGCAAGATGGTACTCCGGTAAAAATGACTAATGTAATTTGTATATTCGAACGTTCGGCTGGAGATATCATGTGGCGCCATACAGAGCTTGCAATTCATGGAAAAGTG ATAAGAAAGGTTAGACGAGAGGTGAGCCTCGTGGTGAGAATGGTGTCGACTGTAGGGAATTATGATTATATTACTGACTATGAATTCAAGCAAAGTGGCAGCATCAAAGTCACG GTCGGATTAACTGGTATACTTGAGGTAAAGGGATCGATATATACTCATAGCGACCAAATAAAAGAAGAAGCCTATGGTACACTCGCAGCAGAAAACTCTTTAGGTATATATCATGATCATTTCCTTACCTTTCACCTAGATTTAGACGTGGACGGCCATGAAAATTCCTTTgtcaaaaataacttaaaaactaGACACTTGGTCAATAGAAGTTCACCAAGAAAGAGTTATTGGACAGTTGTTAGTGAAACAGCTAAAAAAGAGTCCGATGCAAAGATTCAGCTAGGTTCATCAAGAGCCTTTGAAATGGTAGTGGTGAACCCCAACAAGAAGACTAAGCTTGGGAACAAAATAGGCTATAGTCTGATCCCGGGATCTGCAACAAGTCCCTTGTTAAGCGATGACGATTACCCACAAATCCGCGCTGGTTTTACCAAGTACAATGTGTGGGTGACACCTTATAACAAGTCTGAGAAATGGGCAGGAGGATTATATGTTGGTCAAGGACACGGGGATGATACATTAGCCACTTGGAGCCTCAG GGACAGGGAAATAGAGAACAAGGACATTGTATTATGGTACACATTTGGTGTTCATCATGTACCAAAGCAGGAAGATTTTCCAATTATGCCAACATTAAGCAGTACTGCTTTTGAACTCGGGCCTACTAATTTCTTTCAGCAGAATCCTGTTCTTTAA